From a region of the Neobacillus niacini genome:
- a CDS encoding HAD family hydrolase, producing the protein MIKCIASDMDGTLLNSYQQVSQENKEAILKAQSQGIQVVIATGRSYQEVRFVLDEAELQCPAICVNGAEVRSKEGGILSATPIEKNVAKKAAEKLMEMDIYFEVYTNKGTYSLDPNKAVAIIVDIVVSANPDVKPEDVVKRAEERTRHGLVHQVESYDVLFNDETHQIYKLFGFALDSDRREAAENALEELTELAVSSSGHNNLEITHRNAQKGIALETFVKSKGIDITETMAMGDSFNDISMLERVGRAVAMGNADYEIKTLCDVITATNDEHGVAQAILEVL; encoded by the coding sequence ATGATTAAGTGTATAGCATCAGATATGGACGGTACCTTATTAAATTCGTACCAGCAAGTGAGTCAGGAAAATAAAGAAGCGATTTTAAAAGCCCAGTCTCAGGGAATTCAAGTAGTTATAGCAACTGGGAGGTCTTATCAAGAGGTGCGGTTTGTCCTGGATGAAGCAGAGTTACAGTGCCCTGCTATTTGTGTGAACGGCGCAGAAGTTCGCTCAAAAGAAGGGGGGATTTTATCTGCTACACCGATTGAAAAGAACGTAGCCAAAAAAGCTGCGGAAAAGCTAATGGAAATGGATATCTATTTCGAAGTCTATACAAACAAAGGTACATACTCCTTAGATCCTAATAAAGCCGTGGCAATTATCGTTGATATTGTAGTCAGTGCCAATCCTGATGTGAAACCAGAAGATGTGGTTAAACGAGCAGAAGAACGCACTCGTCATGGTTTAGTCCATCAGGTTGAAAGTTATGATGTTTTATTTAATGATGAAACACACCAAATTTACAAGCTTTTTGGATTTGCACTAGATTCAGACAGGCGTGAAGCTGCAGAAAACGCACTAGAAGAATTAACAGAGTTGGCAGTGTCCAGTTCAGGTCATAACAATCTGGAAATCACTCATCGCAATGCTCAAAAAGGAATTGCTTTAGAAACGTTCGTGAAATCCAAAGGAATCGACATCACTGAAACAATGGCAATGGGTGATAGTTTTAATGATATCTCCATGCTGGAAAGAGTCGGCAGAGCGGTTGCGATGGGGAATGCCGATTATGAAATAAAAACGCTATGTGATGTGATTACTGCTACAAATGATGAACATGGAGTGGCACAGGCAATACTGGAAGTTTTATAG
- the nosD gene encoding nitrous oxide reductase family maturation protein NosD, with translation MKKLLLFLFIFSITILVFPEKSSAAENLQAMIDSLEEGAVLQLENKTYEGNIVINKSMTLVGTINTVIKGDGTGNVISIKAPNVTIRNLKVTNSSMDRNSAEEYAGIKIHTNGNVIENIKITDSFHGIYLSQAHENKISNVEIKGMGKGEIAAQGNGIHIYYSNQNLLTHNTIEGTRDGMFFDYGNKNESYQNNISNTRYGLHYMYSDENLFKKNTFTMNTGGAAVMNSNHLVLEDNHFIVNYGNQSFGLLLLQANDNQIKNNTFYMNQRGMYIDQATRNSFEGNKISQNQIGIELWASSNEQIFSKNLITENTIPAVTIGGSGENNFWSYNGKGNNWGSSFPLTDLNQDDIGDFPITYRSSLYQLLEDQELSYLFLKSPVLPIYEKMNAVLMDEKVMFHDPHPLAAAKGNNHLILIAAVGLAAVLILLKGRHLLCITFGRNGRKT, from the coding sequence ATGAAAAAACTACTGCTTTTTCTATTCATTTTCTCTATTACTATTCTAGTATTTCCCGAGAAAAGTAGTGCTGCCGAAAACTTGCAGGCCATGATCGACAGCTTGGAAGAAGGAGCAGTATTACAACTTGAAAATAAAACGTATGAGGGCAATATTGTCATCAATAAATCAATGACCTTAGTTGGCACTATTAACACGGTGATAAAAGGAGATGGAACTGGAAACGTCATCTCTATTAAAGCTCCTAATGTAACGATTAGGAACCTTAAGGTCACAAATAGCAGTATGGACCGAAACTCTGCTGAGGAATATGCAGGGATCAAGATTCATACCAACGGAAATGTCATCGAAAACATAAAAATTACCGATTCGTTTCACGGGATCTATTTAAGTCAAGCACACGAAAATAAAATCTCCAATGTTGAGATCAAAGGCATGGGTAAAGGGGAAATTGCCGCACAGGGTAATGGGATCCATATCTATTACTCCAATCAAAATCTTTTAACACATAACACCATCGAAGGTACGCGCGATGGCATGTTTTTCGACTATGGTAACAAGAATGAAAGCTATCAAAATAATATTAGTAACACCAGGTACGGTCTGCACTACATGTATTCTGATGAAAATCTTTTTAAGAAAAATACCTTTACGATGAATACGGGCGGCGCTGCGGTCATGAATTCCAACCATCTCGTATTGGAAGATAATCATTTTATCGTAAACTATGGAAACCAATCATTTGGATTACTGCTGCTGCAAGCTAATGATAATCAGATAAAAAATAATACGTTTTACATGAACCAAAGAGGAATGTATATTGACCAAGCTACAAGAAACAGTTTTGAAGGCAATAAAATCTCTCAAAATCAAATTGGGATTGAGCTTTGGGCCAGTTCTAATGAACAAATTTTTTCAAAAAACTTAATTACCGAAAATACTATTCCCGCTGTTACCATTGGTGGAAGTGGTGAAAACAATTTCTGGAGCTATAATGGCAAAGGAAATAACTGGGGAAGCTCTTTCCCGCTCACCGATTTAAACCAAGATGACATTGGGGACTTTCCTATAACCTATCGATCATCGTTATATCAATTACTTGAAGATCAAGAACTATCCTATTTATTTTTAAAAAGTCCGGTACTGCCAATCTATGAAAAAATGAATGCGGTATTGATGGACGAAAAGGTTATGTTTCATGACCCGCACCCACTGGCTGCCGCCAAAGGCAATAACCATCTCATTCTAATAGCCGCTGTAGGGCTGGCCGCGGTGTTGATTCTACTAAAAGGGAGACATTTACTATGCATTACATTTGGAAGGAATGGAAGGAAAACATAA
- a CDS encoding cytochrome C, with the protein MNKAIISFAISLVIGFGLGYLVFGVIMGDSDKQPQIAQTEPTDATSTTEKQETEAVKETASVDEANILNSKGCLGCHAVDALGLEGGATGPDLSKAFTDVEGKHGKPIEEFLKEPTSAVMSGVIGGNPLTDEERTQVLDMLKQASEK; encoded by the coding sequence ATGAATAAGGCAATTATTAGCTTTGCGATTAGCTTAGTCATTGGTTTTGGTCTTGGATACTTGGTATTTGGTGTCATCATGGGCGATTCAGATAAACAGCCTCAGATCGCTCAAACAGAACCAACAGATGCAACTAGCACAACAGAAAAGCAAGAAACAGAGGCAGTAAAGGAAACGGCTTCCGTAGATGAAGCAAATATACTCAACAGTAAAGGATGTCTAGGCTGTCACGCAGTGGATGCACTCGGTTTAGAAGGTGGAGCAACAGGACCTGACCTTTCAAAAGCCTTTACAGATGTTGAAGGAAAGCATGGAAAGCCGATTGAAGAATTCTTAAAAGAGCCAACATCAGCGGTTATGTCCGGCGTTATCGGCGGTAACCCATTAACAGATGAAGAACGCACGCAAGTGTTAGATATGTTAAAACAAGCTTCTGAAAAATAA
- a CDS encoding FixH family protein — MKKAMRLTALLLFALLAGCSADPEYNIEITKPIYQQPDKEMPFEIQVKEKDERATGLDVSAEFSMTNMDHGMTKVELTEGEDGIYSGKVELPMPGKYEILFILEKDGEKIEKVISYEVEKPEGIASINGEWITDEDVDFYKFINNLQLAINRETDQKRYTGEQLKEALAYWESQEKLVEDQNQLLTQIIRLRSMAMLAEEKGHTATDAEIETEINKVRAQYDQFESAKAMINEYGEEKFWETEKNQYQLIVLSQKVQKDMIEKVKKENPEMSQQEINFQAQKQYEELLVSQVNSLKMEIL, encoded by the coding sequence ATGAAAAAAGCGATGAGGCTGACCGCACTGCTATTATTTGCTTTACTTGCAGGCTGCAGTGCCGACCCTGAGTACAATATTGAAATCACAAAGCCAATCTACCAACAGCCAGATAAAGAAATGCCTTTTGAAATTCAAGTAAAGGAAAAGGATGAGCGCGCAACTGGGCTGGACGTTTCAGCAGAATTCTCTATGACCAATATGGACCACGGGATGACAAAAGTCGAACTAACAGAAGGGGAAGATGGTATTTATTCTGGAAAGGTTGAACTCCCGATGCCAGGTAAATATGAAATACTGTTTATCTTAGAAAAGGATGGAGAAAAGATTGAAAAGGTAATTAGTTATGAAGTGGAAAAACCAGAGGGTATTGCTTCAATTAACGGAGAATGGATTACCGATGAAGATGTAGACTTCTATAAGTTTATTAATAATCTTCAACTTGCCATCAATCGTGAAACAGACCAGAAGCGATACACAGGGGAGCAATTGAAGGAAGCATTAGCATACTGGGAGTCACAAGAAAAGCTGGTTGAAGATCAAAATCAATTATTAACACAAATCATCCGCCTCCGCTCAATGGCAATGCTTGCAGAAGAAAAAGGCCACACGGCAACCGACGCGGAAATCGAAACAGAGATCAATAAGGTCCGCGCCCAATACGACCAGTTCGAATCTGCTAAAGCCATGATCAACGAATACGGCGAAGAGAAATTTTGGGAAACCGAAAAAAACCAATACCAACTCATCGTTCTCTCCCAAAAAGTACAAAAAGACATGATCGAAAAAGTAAAAAAAGAAAACCCAGAAATGAGCCAACAAGAAATCAACTTTCAAGCCCAAAAACAATACGAAGAACTCCTAGTATCACAGGTTAACTCTTTAAAAATGGAAATCCTATAA
- the ybaK gene encoding Cys-tRNA(Pro) deacylase has translation MTKVKTNAIRILDAKKIAYEVLTYDNQDGKIDGVSVAAKIGRDARQVYKTLVSQGASKSMYVYVIPVEAELDLKKAAKAAGEKNVEMIPVKDILKWTGYIRGGCSPIGMKKDYKTFIDESCLELDYMVVSAGKIGVQIVIDPKLLINLTKAETVDVRK, from the coding sequence TTGACTAAGGTGAAAACAAACGCTATTCGGATTCTAGATGCAAAGAAGATCGCCTATGAGGTGCTTACATACGATAATCAGGATGGAAAAATAGATGGTGTTTCTGTTGCAGCGAAGATAGGAAGAGACGCTCGTCAAGTATATAAAACGCTAGTCTCTCAAGGAGCAAGTAAGAGTATGTATGTATATGTGATACCTGTGGAAGCTGAATTAGATTTAAAAAAGGCAGCAAAGGCAGCAGGAGAAAAAAATGTGGAAATGATTCCTGTTAAGGATATTCTGAAATGGACCGGATATATTCGCGGTGGCTGCTCGCCCATTGGGATGAAAAAGGATTATAAAACATTTATCGATGAAAGCTGTTTAGAGCTTGACTATATGGTGGTCAGTGCGGGGAAAATAGGCGTCCAAATCGTAATCGATCCAAAATTGTTAATAAATCTGACAAAGGCTGAAACAGTTGATGTCAGAAAATAA
- a CDS encoding ABC transporter ATP-binding protein, which yields MITVSGLNQSFGKKIILENINIEIHKNEICALVGRNGAGKSTFINSLLGLLPVKQGSISINGFQVTKKNHDWKKAIAYLPEKFQLYPMLTGMENITFFAEAVSKAVDQERIENVLKSVSLWDDRDVQVKKYSKGMLQRLGLAITLYKDSSILILDEPISGIDPMGRMEILEVLKSLHDKTILLSSHHLDEIRQVCTHVAFLNNGKMEKYTVEEFLQTHNLGGIES from the coding sequence ATGATTACGGTATCGGGTCTAAATCAATCCTTCGGGAAAAAAATAATCCTGGAGAATATCAATATTGAGATTCATAAAAATGAAATTTGCGCACTTGTGGGACGTAATGGTGCAGGAAAGTCGACTTTTATCAACAGTCTTCTCGGGCTTCTTCCTGTGAAGCAGGGTTCAATATCCATTAACGGTTTTCAAGTCACGAAGAAAAATCATGACTGGAAAAAGGCGATTGCCTACTTGCCCGAAAAGTTTCAGCTCTATCCAATGCTGACGGGGATGGAGAATATTACCTTCTTTGCTGAAGCAGTTTCTAAGGCAGTTGATCAGGAACGCATTGAAAATGTCCTTAAATCGGTAAGTTTGTGGGATGACCGTGATGTACAGGTGAAAAAATATTCAAAAGGAATGCTGCAGCGCCTTGGATTAGCCATCACTCTTTATAAGGATTCTAGTATTCTGATTCTTGATGAGCCTATAAGCGGGATTGACCCAATGGGACGTATGGAAATTTTAGAAGTGTTAAAGTCGCTTCATGATAAAACCATCCTGCTATCCTCCCATCATCTTGATGAAATCAGACAGGTTTGTACGCATGTAGCGTTCTTAAATAATGGAAAAATGGAGAAATATACGGTGGAGGAATTCTTACAAACACATAATCTTGGAGGGATAGAATCATGA
- the nosZ gene encoding Sec-dependent nitrous-oxide reductase encodes MKKWIPIASGLLAGFVAATISFADFSTSTNNQAASGSTKSDAEKVYVPFGEKDDYYLFASGGHSGQMFIYGVPSMRHIRTVPVFSQDSATGYGFDEHSKKMMGGYTWGDLHHPAFSETKGDYDGKYMFATDVGNSRAAAMDLETFTVKDIINVPNTSGPHCAAFVTENTEYMFLPTRFAVPIGSDYKPLDEYSQQYRGVMSAVTFDQNQEKLNIAYQVALPPWSYDLSDAGKKSSADWAVMTTYNTEEATTNLEINASQADRDFIVLFNWKELEKMVAEGQYDEVTGQKMIFPEKHKGGIYLVPVAKSPHGVDVTPDGKHFIASGKLAPSMTVFSFDKAFEAVKNQDFSGERNGIPILKYESVMEREVNPENALGPLHTQFDDKGMAYTTMFISSEIVKWDPKTGETLDRIPVQYSPGHSVAAEGDTVSPDGKWLIALNKIAKDSYLSVGPSHPESMQLIDINGKMKVIQSSPVNPEPHYAQIIKADKIKTIEVYPKDENNKLATYKQEDAKIVRNGNEVHVYGIAMRSKFIFDAKAKRPDVIEVNQGDKVFIHLTNTDFDEDITHGFAINSYNLNMEVQPGQTNTLEFTADKAGTFPLYCTNFCSALHQEMTGYFLVKPKN; translated from the coding sequence ATGAAGAAATGGATTCCAATTGCCTCTGGTTTACTAGCAGGTTTTGTCGCAGCAACGATTTCCTTTGCCGATTTTTCTACTAGTACAAACAATCAAGCTGCTTCAGGCAGTACCAAAAGTGACGCAGAGAAAGTTTATGTTCCTTTCGGTGAAAAAGATGATTACTACTTATTCGCATCCGGTGGCCACTCTGGTCAAATGTTTATCTATGGTGTTCCTTCCATGCGTCATATCCGTACCGTACCCGTATTCTCACAGGACTCTGCAACAGGCTATGGATTTGACGAACATTCTAAAAAGATGATGGGCGGCTACACGTGGGGAGACCTTCATCATCCTGCATTCTCTGAAACAAAAGGTGACTATGACGGTAAATATATGTTTGCTACAGATGTCGGAAACAGCCGTGCTGCGGCAATGGATTTAGAAACGTTTACCGTTAAAGACATCATTAATGTTCCAAACACAAGCGGCCCGCACTGTGCGGCGTTCGTTACGGAAAATACCGAGTACATGTTCCTGCCAACACGTTTCGCGGTTCCCATCGGCTCTGATTACAAGCCTTTAGACGAATACAGCCAGCAGTACCGCGGTGTAATGTCAGCTGTAACGTTTGACCAAAACCAAGAAAAACTAAATATTGCCTACCAAGTCGCGCTTCCGCCATGGTCTTACGATTTATCAGATGCTGGTAAGAAAAGCTCTGCAGATTGGGCAGTTATGACAACCTACAACACAGAAGAAGCGACTACGAATCTAGAAATTAACGCCTCACAGGCAGACCGTGACTTCATTGTTCTTTTTAACTGGAAAGAGCTTGAGAAAATGGTCGCTGAAGGACAGTATGACGAAGTTACTGGTCAAAAAATGATCTTCCCTGAGAAGCATAAAGGCGGTATTTACCTTGTTCCTGTTGCGAAATCACCACATGGTGTCGACGTAACGCCTGATGGAAAACACTTTATTGCTTCTGGGAAACTTGCACCATCGATGACAGTTTTCTCTTTTGATAAAGCATTTGAAGCTGTGAAAAACCAAGACTTCTCCGGCGAACGTAACGGTATTCCAATCTTAAAATATGAATCTGTCATGGAAAGAGAGGTTAACCCTGAAAACGCACTTGGACCGCTTCACACTCAATTTGATGATAAAGGAATGGCTTACACAACAATGTTCATTTCTTCTGAAATCGTGAAATGGGATCCAAAAACAGGAGAAACGTTAGACCGTATTCCCGTTCAATATTCACCGGGACACTCTGTAGCAGCTGAAGGTGATACAGTTTCACCTGATGGAAAGTGGCTGATTGCTTTGAACAAAATTGCAAAAGACAGCTATCTATCCGTTGGACCTTCACATCCCGAGTCCATGCAGCTGATTGATATCAACGGCAAAATGAAGGTTATTCAATCTTCACCTGTAAACCCCGAGCCGCACTACGCTCAAATCATTAAAGCAGATAAGATTAAAACGATTGAAGTTTATCCAAAGGACGAAAACAATAAGCTTGCGACTTATAAGCAAGAAGACGCTAAGATTGTCCGCAATGGAAATGAAGTTCATGTCTACGGTATCGCCATGCGGTCGAAATTTATCTTTGACGCCAAAGCAAAACGTCCTGATGTGATTGAAGTCAATCAAGGAGATAAGGTGTTTATCCACTTAACGAATACGGATTTTGATGAGGATATTACCCACGGATTTGCCATCAACAGCTATAACTTAAACATGGAAGTTCAGCCTGGCCAAACGAATACGCTGGAATTTACTGCAGACAAAGCAGGTACATTCCCGCTTTACTGTACTAACTTCTGTTCAGCACTGCACCAAGAAATGACTGGCTACTTCCTTGTTAAACCAAAGAACTAA
- a CDS encoding DNA alkylation repair protein, with amino-acid sequence MLTKAIEKLTALFEENRNDENAGPMEKYMKDHFPFLGIKSPLRKELEKQFFKETEIFKVPFNSDFVTGLWEKDEREYHYTAITYIGKFIKKLPKDVISFLERLITTKSWWDSVDSIAPLVGELARKYPEIIEENIDGWAVDDNLWLRRSAILFQLKYKQQTNEDLLYDYIGKNADSKEFFIQKAIGWALREYSKTNPVSVKVFIEGNKLAPLSVREGSKYVS; translated from the coding sequence ATTTTGACGAAAGCAATAGAAAAACTAACCGCCTTGTTTGAAGAGAATCGGAATGATGAAAATGCTGGTCCAATGGAAAAGTATATGAAGGATCACTTTCCTTTTTTAGGAATTAAGTCGCCGCTCCGTAAAGAGCTTGAAAAGCAATTTTTTAAAGAGACAGAGATCTTTAAAGTTCCATTTAACAGTGATTTCGTGACTGGTCTTTGGGAAAAGGATGAAAGAGAATATCACTATACAGCTATTACATATATAGGGAAATTTATTAAGAAACTGCCAAAAGATGTGATTTCATTTCTTGAAAGGTTAATTACGACCAAATCTTGGTGGGATAGTGTAGATTCGATTGCCCCTCTAGTCGGAGAGCTTGCTCGGAAGTATCCTGAAATAATCGAAGAGAATATAGATGGTTGGGCGGTCGATGATAACCTTTGGCTGCGGAGAAGTGCGATTCTTTTTCAATTAAAATATAAACAGCAAACAAATGAAGACCTTTTATATGATTACATCGGTAAGAATGCGGATAGTAAAGAATTCTTCATTCAGAAAGCGATTGGCTGGGCGTTAAGAGAATACTCGAAAACAAACCCTGTATCGGTTAAGGTATTTATTGAAGGAAACAAGCTTGCTCCATTAAGTGTAAGAGAAGGTAGTAAGTATGTTTCATGA
- a CDS encoding ABC transporter permease, with translation MHYIWKEWKENIRGKGLWLALSIIVLISVSILFRSTSLSFDKGFYVLLINLFDTIIYFIPILCLFIGAFSIFQEKEQKTLIMLLTKKDNYTSFLLRKSFGLYTVVLVPILVWFFLYLLLLKFNFQLDIKAYFIFILAIVAMSLVFLQMGAAIGSFSRSRMQIIGYTIFVWFYFFFLHDFLLLSLLPDVTYENVKVFSAGYFLNPLQSVRMFLETGMGVYSFGHMSRLLQAFMWTKPVFFLLGNLVFWIITSIAAGIIFHRKEGFE, from the coding sequence ATGCATTACATTTGGAAGGAATGGAAGGAAAACATAAGAGGAAAAGGTTTATGGCTCGCTTTAAGTATCATCGTTCTGATTTCAGTCAGTATCCTGTTTCGTTCCACGTCCCTTTCATTTGATAAAGGCTTTTATGTTCTCTTAATCAATTTGTTTGATACGATTATCTATTTTATCCCGATCCTATGCTTGTTTATCGGTGCATTCTCAATCTTTCAAGAAAAGGAACAAAAGACGTTAATCATGCTGCTGACAAAAAAAGATAATTATACAAGCTTCTTATTGCGAAAAAGCTTTGGTCTCTACACGGTTGTACTTGTTCCCATCTTAGTCTGGTTCTTTCTCTATTTACTATTATTAAAGTTTAATTTCCAACTTGATATAAAGGCTTATTTCATCTTTATATTGGCGATTGTAGCGATGTCGCTTGTATTCCTGCAAATGGGCGCTGCCATCGGAAGCTTTAGCCGCTCCAGAATGCAGATCATCGGATATACGATTTTTGTCTGGTTTTACTTTTTCTTCTTACACGATTTTCTCTTACTCTCACTGCTGCCAGACGTTACCTATGAAAATGTAAAAGTATTTTCTGCCGGCTATTTTTTAAATCCATTACAGTCTGTAAGAATGTTCCTCGAAACAGGCATGGGTGTTTATTCTTTTGGTCATATGTCAAGGCTACTCCAAGCCTTTATGTGGACGAAGCCAGTATTCTTTTTACTCGGAAATCTGGTATTTTGGATCATTACTTCTATCGCAGCAGGTATTATTTTTCACCGTAAGGAGGGCTTTGAATGA
- a CDS encoding PQQ-dependent sugar dehydrogenase yields the protein MVKVCSILLSMILLISGCSLFEKENLQPKDHEEDEAIVLQPEIEVVADTLRVPWSINKVNETFYVSERTGSIVKIDNGKMERQQVELEKPLAKVAEAGLLGFVLDPGFPVNQKAFAYYTYGNGQGQFNRVVVLQLEGNRWMEERILLDRIPSAAYHHGGRLKIGNDGKLYITTGDATTPELSQDKTSLNGKILRMNLDGSIPGDNPFGNSYVYSYGHRNPQGLVWLGGTLYASEHGQSAHDEVNVIKPGANYGWPVIQGNEKKAGMETPLFQSGDETWAPSGMAAYDDRLYAATLRGNAIREFDIEKNTTSAVITGLGRIRDVHVEGEYLYFVSNNTDGRGNPDEKDDKLYRVLLTNLK from the coding sequence ATGGTCAAAGTGTGTTCCATTTTATTATCAATGATTCTATTGATATCAGGTTGTTCCCTTTTTGAAAAAGAAAATCTGCAGCCGAAGGACCACGAAGAGGACGAAGCAATCGTCCTGCAGCCAGAGATTGAAGTAGTTGCTGATACACTGCGTGTGCCATGGTCGATTAATAAGGTCAATGAGACTTTTTATGTGAGTGAACGAACAGGAAGTATCGTGAAAATAGATAATGGAAAAATGGAACGGCAGCAAGTGGAGTTGGAAAAACCGCTCGCAAAAGTGGCGGAAGCAGGGCTGCTTGGCTTTGTGCTTGATCCGGGGTTTCCTGTGAATCAAAAAGCATTTGCCTATTATACGTATGGGAATGGGCAGGGACAGTTTAACAGGGTGGTTGTATTACAGCTTGAAGGGAATCGATGGATGGAAGAAAGGATTCTTCTTGATAGGATTCCAAGTGCCGCTTACCACCATGGAGGCCGTTTAAAGATTGGTAATGATGGCAAACTGTACATTACCACTGGTGATGCCACTACTCCGGAACTCTCTCAGGATAAAACGTCCTTAAATGGGAAGATTCTAAGAATGAATTTAGATGGAAGTATTCCAGGAGATAATCCCTTTGGAAATTCCTATGTTTACAGCTATGGGCATCGTAATCCTCAGGGGCTGGTGTGGCTGGGTGGTACGTTATATGCGAGTGAGCATGGTCAATCTGCACACGATGAAGTCAATGTAATAAAGCCAGGAGCAAATTATGGCTGGCCGGTAATCCAAGGAAATGAAAAGAAAGCTGGAATGGAGACGCCTTTGTTTCAGTCTGGCGATGAAACGTGGGCACCATCAGGAATGGCCGCTTACGACGATCGGTTATATGCAGCTACATTACGAGGAAATGCAATCCGAGAATTTGACATAGAAAAGAATACGACAAGTGCAGTAATTACAGGATTAGGCAGGATCCGGGATGTGCATGTGGAGGGTGAATACCTTTATTTTGTCAGTAACAATACAGACGGTAGAGGGAACCCTGATGAAAAGGATGACAAATTGTACCGAGTGCTGCTGACGAATCTGAAGTAA
- a CDS encoding PRK06851 family protein, producing the protein MAGKIKNYYAGGNTARGFHNLYDSNLQGLERLYILKGGPGTGKSSLMKNIGNEWLEKGYDIEFLHCSSDNSSIDGVIIRALKVGIVDGTAPHVIEPKAPGAVEQYINLGEAWDAKALAGEKTNIQRLTKQISASFNLAYSTFKQALDIHDDWEKIYIENMDFEKADQLTNKLIQSFFGNLKINKQADIRHRFLGAATPKGAVDFVPNLTEDIEKRYFIKGRPGSGKSTMLKKLAAAAEARGIDTEVYHCGFDPNSLDMVIYRELGIAIFDSTAPHEYFPSRAGDEIIDMYELLITPGTDEIYEDKIKPIAESYKNKMQEAISYLARAKELHDQLEAIYVPAMDFTVVDHIQARISEEIRQLEYDTIVSPQ; encoded by the coding sequence GTGGCAGGAAAGATAAAAAATTATTATGCAGGCGGCAATACAGCTAGGGGATTTCATAACCTTTATGATTCAAACCTCCAAGGGCTAGAACGGCTCTACATTCTTAAAGGTGGACCTGGAACAGGGAAATCCTCTTTAATGAAGAACATCGGTAATGAGTGGCTCGAAAAAGGGTATGATATTGAGTTCTTGCATTGCTCGTCAGATAATAGTTCTATTGATGGAGTAATCATACGTGCCTTAAAGGTGGGAATCGTGGATGGAACCGCTCCGCATGTAATTGAACCCAAAGCTCCAGGTGCTGTGGAACAGTATATTAATCTAGGGGAAGCATGGGACGCGAAGGCGCTTGCTGGAGAGAAAACAAACATTCAACGTTTAACTAAACAAATCAGTGCGTCCTTTAATTTAGCTTATTCGACCTTTAAACAGGCTTTAGATATCCATGATGACTGGGAAAAAATTTATATTGAAAACATGGATTTTGAAAAAGCAGATCAGCTGACCAACAAGTTAATTCAGTCTTTTTTTGGAAATCTGAAGATAAATAAACAGGCAGATATTCGCCATCGGTTCTTAGGGGCTGCAACGCCAAAAGGAGCGGTTGATTTTGTTCCGAATTTAACGGAGGATATTGAAAAACGCTATTTTATTAAAGGTCGTCCCGGTTCCGGGAAATCAACGATGCTGAAAAAGCTTGCGGCAGCTGCAGAAGCAAGAGGCATTGATACAGAGGTTTATCACTGTGGATTTGACCCTAACAGTTTGGATATGGTGATCTATAGAGAGCTTGGTATAGCTATTTTTGACAGTACAGCTCCACACGAGTATTTCCCGAGCCGGGCCGGCGATGAAATCATTGATATGTATGAGCTTTTGATTACTCCTGGAACGGATGAAATCTATGAAGATAAAATTAAACCAATCGCCGAAAGCTATAAGAATAAAATGCAGGAAGCTATCTCTTATTTAGCGAGAGCGAAAGAACTTCACGATCAACTCGAAGCGATCTATGTTCCAGCGATGGATTTTACGGTTGTCGACCATATACAGGCAAGGATTTCAGAGGAAATCAGACAATTGGAATACGACACAATTGTAAGTCCTCAGTAA